In Treponema vincentii, a single window of DNA contains:
- a CDS encoding ABC transporter permease, whose product MFLLKSVWDNILFHAKRSFLSVLLITIASSAMLLYRGFVEYSEQGLALSFISNSGHIQVSMKSAAEPQHTDNTGAALLSARDMEMLRSIYADMPAVKSSDAVLNFQGIIGTDTDTAVFWGAGYDSPQRLGATEGTPVFAGDQSLVLGKALFETLKLSTAQEPFVNLMSSIGDSGLLTGSFEVSGWLDTGTPQNDAGLVIASRSALLDFFELKDSASYMRVYLHKDTDMPAAQAALDSYFAEHQLPYQTQNWKERNPSWEQISGLFRNQSSFISIILYILIFTALTQSLSASFMERLGEFGTMEAIGLKRSSVMQMLALEVCLISLAGIIGGIVLAQLGNSLTETWNITMTPPGYTRAYRLSFYITLPAILTTQFFIFLTGIISVLHPMYTICKHSTVQLIHYNGS is encoded by the coding sequence ATGTTTTTATTGAAGAGCGTATGGGACAATATTCTGTTTCATGCAAAACGCAGTTTTCTTTCGGTGTTACTGATTACAATAGCGTCAAGCGCAATGCTGCTGTATCGCGGTTTTGTGGAATATTCCGAACAGGGATTAGCGCTCAGCTTTATTTCAAATTCGGGGCATATTCAGGTAAGCATGAAAAGCGCAGCTGAGCCGCAGCATACCGACAATACCGGCGCGGCACTGTTAAGTGCACGGGATATGGAGATGCTGCGGAGCATCTATGCGGATATGCCTGCGGTGAAATCTTCCGATGCGGTATTAAACTTTCAGGGAATTATCGGTACCGATACAGATACGGCTGTGTTTTGGGGCGCGGGGTACGATTCACCGCAGCGTTTGGGCGCAACGGAAGGGACACCGGTATTTGCAGGAGACCAAAGCCTTGTGCTGGGTAAGGCGCTTTTTGAAACACTCAAACTGAGTACGGCGCAAGAACCCTTTGTCAACCTTATGTCTTCGATCGGAGACAGCGGTTTGTTGACAGGATCCTTTGAAGTAAGCGGATGGCTCGATACAGGTACTCCGCAAAACGATGCCGGTTTGGTGATTGCTTCCCGCAGCGCGCTGCTCGATTTTTTTGAGCTGAAAGATTCCGCTTCGTATATGCGTGTGTACCTCCACAAAGATACCGATATGCCCGCTGCACAGGCTGCCCTCGATTCGTATTTTGCCGAACATCAGCTGCCGTATCAGACGCAGAATTGGAAGGAGCGCAATCCTTCGTGGGAACAGATCAGCGGTTTATTCCGCAATCAATCTTCTTTTATCAGCATCATTTTGTATATCTTAATTTTCACGGCATTGACACAAAGTCTTTCCGCAAGTTTTATGGAACGGCTCGGGGAGTTCGGCACGATGGAAGCAATCGGACTGAAACGCTCCTCCGTTATGCAGATGCTGGCGCTTGAGGTATGCCTCATTAGCCTTGCCGGTATTATCGGAGGCATCGTGCTCGCGCAGCTGGGAAACAGTCTGACGGAAACATGGAATATTACCATGACCCCGCCCGGATATACACGGGCATACCGCCTCAGTTTTTACATCACCCTCCCGGCGATTTTGACAACCCAGTTTTTTATTTTTTTAACCGGCATTATTTCCGTACTGCATCCGATGTACACCATCTGCAAACATAGCACGGTGCAGCTTATTCATTATAATGGAAGTTAG
- a CDS encoding ABC transporter ATP-binding protein produces MTDRENKEIHGLAVKNLYKSYTIEKNNYEVNKDINLSVPPASLVWIYGNSGAGKSTFLNVITGIDTPDAGSVSWDGSEINTMNVNKRAQFRLEHFGLIFQFFELIKAQTIYENAALPLKITRKSKKEIDAVLFPLFEYFDVRSLIRKKPDQLSGGEKQRVSIVRALSTNPRYIIADEITSSLDTKRSHQVYGYLRSYIKGKNGIGIFVSHDPIISEYADTVYSMQAGCLMEQRQGDR; encoded by the coding sequence ATGACGGATAGAGAGAACAAAGAAATACACGGTTTAGCTGTCAAAAATCTGTATAAAAGTTATACGATAGAAAAGAACAACTATGAGGTTAATAAAGATATCAACCTATCCGTTCCGCCTGCATCGCTCGTATGGATTTACGGAAATTCGGGCGCGGGCAAATCTACATTTTTAAATGTGATTACCGGCATCGACACACCCGATGCGGGAAGCGTCAGTTGGGATGGCTCCGAAATCAATACCATGAATGTGAACAAGCGCGCTCAATTTCGGCTGGAACACTTCGGGCTGATTTTTCAGTTTTTTGAATTGATTAAGGCGCAGACTATTTACGAAAATGCCGCGCTTCCATTGAAGATAACGCGGAAATCAAAAAAGGAAATTGATGCGGTACTGTTTCCGCTGTTCGAATATTTTGATGTGCGGTCTCTCATTCGTAAAAAACCGGATCAACTTTCAGGCGGAGAAAAACAGCGGGTGTCTATTGTCCGTGCACTTTCTACCAATCCGCGCTATATTATCGCAGATGAAATTACCTCCTCGCTTGATACAAAACGTTCCCATCAGGTGTACGGGTATCTACGCAGTTATATAAAAGGGAAGAACGGTATCGGTATCTTTGTTTCACACGACCCGATCATCAGCGAATATGCAGATACTGTGTACAGTATGCAGGCAGGCTGCTTAATGGAACAGAGGCAAGGAGACCGTTGA
- a CDS encoding ABC transporter permease, whose product MTVYKHFLLMVWQRKIGTAIFLAIFLSLCFLMLQPESRNAHGFSETPLTVCIADKDHSPLSEQLTAYLQTKHRVTLLDGFGLSDEALLEKLRKNISVGTVDAGLIISEGFEQKTESGQKGIISIKDGRQAAAFYIDSQIQTFLRFALSTKEATGAFDFEKVRNALAVRTEVINVNREEDTSTAAGLKYFFNFLGWAIFSLIINSIGWALFELNNERLRIRTAVSPVSNMRLAFENFAAQLTAVALFLAVLIAFAALMYRQTIRTLPLASYTLNAAVYAAVVLSAVFMLNAALKKGAVMGIVGTVLPLSLAFISGIFLDQELLPKSITTLAQVFPTYYYVRANTFTERMLRPDWNNIGMQLLFLLLYFTLGVYFSKLNRTRNKIEFAQK is encoded by the coding sequence ATGACAGTCTATAAGCATTTTTTGCTGATGGTGTGGCAGCGGAAAATCGGCACCGCTATCTTTCTCGCTATCTTTTTATCGCTGTGTTTTCTAATGCTGCAGCCGGAAAGCAGGAATGCGCACGGTTTTTCCGAAACGCCGCTTACCGTTTGCATTGCAGATAAAGATCATTCACCGCTTTCGGAGCAGCTGACCGCTTACTTGCAAACAAAACACAGGGTTACGCTTTTAGACGGTTTCGGTTTAAGCGATGAAGCGCTTTTGGAAAAGCTCAGAAAAAATATTTCCGTCGGTACAGTTGATGCAGGATTGATTATTTCCGAAGGATTTGAACAGAAAACAGAATCAGGACAAAAAGGAATCATCAGCATTAAAGACGGCAGACAAGCGGCAGCGTTCTATATCGATTCACAGATACAAACCTTTTTACGCTTTGCACTTTCAACAAAGGAAGCAACGGGGGCTTTCGACTTTGAAAAAGTACGAAACGCGCTTGCGGTACGAACCGAGGTTATCAATGTGAACCGAGAGGAAGACACATCGACTGCCGCAGGGCTTAAATATTTTTTCAATTTTCTGGGATGGGCGATATTCTCGCTGATTATCAATTCCATCGGCTGGGCGCTGTTTGAATTAAATAACGAGCGGCTGAGAATCCGCACGGCCGTTTCACCGGTGTCGAATATGCGGCTTGCTTTTGAAAATTTTGCTGCGCAGCTGACCGCCGTAGCCCTCTTTCTTGCGGTGTTAATTGCCTTTGCCGCATTGATGTACCGGCAGACTATCCGTACCTTGCCGCTTGCAAGCTATACGCTAAACGCTGCCGTCTACGCAGCGGTGGTTTTAAGTGCGGTTTTTATGCTGAACGCCGCGTTAAAAAAAGGGGCGGTAATGGGAATTGTCGGTACGGTGCTTCCCCTGTCGCTTGCCTTTATTTCGGGGATTTTTTTGGATCAGGAACTGCTGCCGAAAAGCATTACTACGCTCGCTCAAGTCTTTCCGACATACTATTACGTGCGTGCAAATACTTTTACCGAACGGATGCTGCGTCCCGATTGGAATAATATCGGTATGCAGCTTTTGTTCCTATTGCTGTACTTTACGCTCGGCGTCTATTTCAGTAAGCTGAACAGAACGCGAAATAAAATCGAGTTTGCACAGAAGTAA
- a CDS encoding bactofilin family protein, producing the protein MKKIDKEKKLTVLGKETVFDGFLKFSEDLHIQGTFSGAIDAQGFLLIEKGAVCKTQYIRAASIVIEGTVYGSLTAADKIEMKVGSVVHGDVHAARIKIADGVSFEGAVHMIRDNAGVDGNLFSMHPEQLKQKLRS; encoded by the coding sequence ATGAAAAAAATCGATAAAGAAAAAAAACTAACCGTTTTAGGAAAAGAGACGGTTTTTGACGGTTTTTTGAAATTTAGTGAAGACTTGCATATCCAAGGTACTTTTTCGGGCGCTATAGATGCACAAGGGTTCTTATTGATAGAAAAAGGTGCGGTTTGTAAAACTCAGTATATCAGAGCTGCTTCGATCGTTATTGAAGGTACCGTGTACGGCTCTTTAACGGCTGCCGATAAGATAGAGATGAAGGTCGGCAGTGTTGTGCATGGAGATGTTCATGCTGCCCGCATTAAGATTGCAGACGGCGTTTCGTTTGAAGGTGCCGTACATATGATTCGGGACAATGCCGGAGTTGACGGAAATCTTTTTTCCATGCATCCTGAACAGCTCAAGCAAAAGCTGCGTAGCTAA
- a CDS encoding sensor histidine kinase, whose protein sequence is MIVLVRLFLINLLCALFLMQTSGVSTVHYFIVFFSLSLWLEMTENKKLRIACFGLFILAVFALGKAILFFSPVLLVSDFDMSDFGSGKKEHPKRQTPSLFFNAKEIAVKVIILSCTLTCLNIPFFVFTAIIFFYAIEKKRYDSISKQFTALQDSLTERTLQNEVQKRHLQNEALKNLEAAILAERNRISGELHNSIGHTISAAIVQVNALQYITVQDEVKTNLNMLQHSLEAGLTEIRNCLHNLHNDSFDLQTGIEKLIASSTQTLHIRLTCKTETMPYTLKYDILSVIKECLSNTLKHSGASAMVISILEHPAFYSVSVQDNGTVCSDTEPCVKGIGLTVLSEIAARHNGTIHFYSQDGFKVHITFPKK, encoded by the coding sequence ATGATTGTCCTAGTACGTTTATTTTTGATCAATCTTTTGTGTGCTCTTTTTTTGATGCAGACCAGCGGCGTTTCGACAGTGCATTATTTTATAGTCTTCTTTTCACTTTCTCTTTGGCTGGAAATGACGGAAAACAAAAAACTGAGAATAGCATGCTTTGGCCTTTTTATACTCGCAGTGTTTGCCTTAGGTAAGGCCATCCTGTTTTTCTCACCGGTGCTTTTAGTTTCGGATTTCGATATGTCAGATTTTGGCAGCGGGAAAAAAGAACATCCCAAACGGCAAACACCGTCGCTTTTTTTCAATGCGAAAGAAATCGCAGTTAAAGTAATTATTTTAAGCTGCACTCTTACCTGCTTAAACATTCCGTTCTTTGTTTTTACCGCCATCATCTTTTTTTATGCAATCGAAAAAAAACGATACGATAGTATTTCCAAACAATTTACAGCCTTGCAGGATTCGCTTACCGAACGCACTCTTCAAAACGAGGTTCAAAAACGGCATTTGCAAAATGAAGCGCTGAAAAATTTAGAAGCAGCGATCTTAGCTGAACGGAATCGTATTTCGGGAGAACTGCATAACTCGATCGGTCATACCATTAGTGCCGCCATAGTGCAGGTTAATGCATTACAGTATATTACCGTGCAGGATGAGGTAAAAACAAATCTCAATATGTTACAACATTCGCTGGAAGCGGGATTGACCGAAATACGTAATTGTCTTCATAATCTGCATAACGATTCGTTCGATTTGCAAACCGGCATCGAAAAGTTGATTGCTTCGTCTACGCAGACCTTGCATATTCGTCTAACTTGTAAAACGGAAACGATGCCGTATACGTTAAAATACGACATTCTTTCGGTAATAAAAGAATGTCTTTCAAACACCTTAAAACACAGCGGTGCTTCGGCAATGGTAATCAGTATTTTAGAGCATCCTGCATTTTATTCGGTATCGGTACAGGATAACGGAACAGTCTGTTCCGATACCGAACCGTGCGTTAAGGGAATCGGGCTTACCGTTTTAAGCGAAATTGCCGCAAGACATAACGGCACCATTCATTTTTATTCCCAAGACGGTTTTAAGGTGCATATAACATTTCCAAAAAAATGA
- the trhA gene encoding PAQR family membrane homeostasis protein TrhA — translation MAHVITKRYTTGEEIVNAITHGIGTLLSIAGLVLLIIRAVHYAPDEYRARCIVGFTIFGSSLIILYLFSTLYHALPLGTKKVFGIFDHCSIYILIAGTYTAYCLTALRGAVGWSIFGVIWGLAVVGIVLYAIFGSRVRVLSVVTYIPMGWLIIFAAKPLKEQLPLLSFRFLILGGVLYTAGCVFYAMKKIKWMHGVWHLFVLAGSIMHFFSIYYSI, via the coding sequence ATGGCGCACGTGATTACAAAACGATATACAACCGGCGAAGAAATTGTCAATGCAATAACACATGGCATTGGAACGTTGCTTTCGATTGCCGGTTTGGTGCTTCTTATTATCCGGGCGGTTCATTATGCGCCTGATGAATACCGGGCGCGATGTATTGTCGGATTTACAATATTCGGATCTTCGTTAATTATTTTATATTTGTTTTCAACACTCTATCATGCCTTACCACTCGGTACAAAAAAAGTATTCGGTATATTCGATCATTGTTCAATTTATATTCTGATCGCCGGAACCTATACCGCTTATTGCCTTACTGCACTGAGAGGAGCGGTCGGTTGGTCTATCTTCGGTGTTATCTGGGGGTTAGCCGTAGTCGGTATTGTGCTCTATGCGATATTTGGAAGCAGGGTACGTGTGTTATCGGTTGTTACCTATATCCCGATGGGATGGCTTATTATATTTGCTGCAAAGCCGCTGAAAGAACAACTCCCTCTACTTAGCTTTCGCTTCTTAATTTTAGGTGGTGTACTCTATACCGCCGGCTGCGTTTTTTATGCTATGAAAAAAATAAAATGGATGCATGGCGTGTGGCACCTCTTTGTGCTCGCCGGAAGCATCATGCATTTCTTTTCTATTTATTACAGCATATAA
- a CDS encoding ABC transporter permease — protein MNFLRELKYTAISMISTVQGMFWTVAYPILLSSLFFVIFSAISTRGLSTAINTGITKTNPHRVILNFIPIVHVISMEQDAADAALREGSIQVFIADDLSIRIYKDGTAQTIVKNIVEQIKQTDALGIPITPSVYRKRFIDSKDEQNNSMMILFYSLLAMVSIYSMFGAISIPERMQANISKLAVRMSAAPIKRFRLYLSGVLFFVCFNLASNLLYIGYVMLVLKLNLITDFAVTVPLLIYANLFGTAFGLCIGSIPKLTENTKVMIGVFSSLFLSFLSGMMSVSVKTALDASVPILSKINPIALFTDTLYNINILHEYDSASLFFIVYSGFIALFLSIAFFNAREVQYDSL, from the coding sequence ATGAATTTTTTACGCGAATTAAAGTACACGGCAATTTCGATGATCTCGACGGTGCAAGGAATGTTTTGGACGGTAGCATATCCGATCCTGTTATCGTCGCTATTTTTTGTGATCTTCTCCGCCATCAGTACACGGGGATTAAGTACCGCTATAAACACCGGCATTACCAAAACAAATCCCCACCGAGTCATCCTTAATTTTATTCCGATAGTGCATGTTATCTCGATGGAACAGGATGCTGCCGATGCCGCTTTGCGCGAAGGCAGTATTCAAGTGTTTATCGCAGACGATTTATCGATCAGAATATACAAAGACGGTACCGCACAGACAATCGTTAAAAATATAGTAGAGCAGATAAAGCAAACCGATGCGCTCGGTATCCCAATAACGCCTTCCGTTTACCGGAAACGGTTCATCGACAGTAAGGATGAACAAAACAATTCGATGATGATTTTATTCTACTCGCTTTTGGCGATGGTCTCCATTTACAGTATGTTCGGTGCAATATCCATCCCCGAACGCATGCAGGCAAATATTTCAAAATTAGCGGTAAGAATGTCCGCAGCGCCTATCAAGCGGTTCAGACTATATCTTTCCGGCGTTCTTTTCTTTGTCTGCTTTAACCTTGCATCGAATCTTTTATACATCGGCTATGTGATGCTTGTGTTAAAACTTAACCTCATCACGGATTTTGCGGTAACGGTTCCGCTGTTGATCTATGCAAATCTGTTCGGAACCGCCTTCGGCCTCTGTATCGGCTCAATTCCCAAACTGACGGAAAACACAAAAGTGATGATAGGCGTGTTCAGTTCGCTGTTTCTCTCCTTTTTATCCGGTATGATGAGTGTCAGTGTCAAAACCGCGTTGGATGCTTCGGTTCCGATTCTGAGTAAAATAAACCCCATCGCGCTTTTTACAGATACATTATACAACATCAATATCCTGCACGAATACGATTCAGCGTCGTTATTTTTTATTGTGTACTCAGGATTCATCGCGCTGTTTTTAAGTATTGCGTTTTTTAATGCGCGGGAGGTACAGTATGACAGTCTATAA
- a CDS encoding ATP-binding cassette domain-containing protein gives MSTPVLSVKNLVKRYKEKIALDHFNLDVAKGEVLGLLGPNGCGKTTAINCILSLLKYDKGEIRIFDEPMRPDAFAIKRKIGLVPQEVSVYYDFTVKQNIDYFCGLYIDNGAERKKLVEEAIDFVGLNNYESYKAKKLSGGLLRRLNIACGIAHKPELIFLDEPTVAVDAQSRNFILSGIRKLAQNGSTIVYTTHYLEEAEQLCDRMVIMDNGRDIANGTFDELKDLIRTSEKVVVEFVGLHDTADSIMEALKTIPHVTGVVQNGSEWLITFENSINNLNELILFINKRQLAYRKLYSERPSLSDIFLELTGKELRD, from the coding sequence ATGAGCACACCGGTATTATCGGTAAAAAATCTGGTTAAGCGGTATAAAGAAAAAATCGCATTGGATCATTTTAATTTGGACGTTGCAAAAGGAGAAGTGCTGGGGCTGTTGGGGCCGAACGGCTGCGGTAAGACAACGGCAATCAACTGCATCCTTTCGCTGTTAAAGTACGATAAAGGCGAGATCAGGATTTTTGATGAGCCGATGCGTCCCGACGCTTTTGCAATAAAACGGAAAATCGGCCTTGTGCCGCAGGAAGTATCCGTCTATTACGATTTTACAGTTAAACAAAACATCGACTACTTTTGCGGACTGTACATCGATAACGGAGCCGAACGAAAAAAACTGGTAGAGGAAGCAATCGACTTTGTCGGTCTTAACAACTACGAATCGTATAAAGCGAAAAAGCTGTCCGGCGGATTATTACGGAGGCTCAATATTGCCTGCGGCATTGCGCATAAGCCGGAACTCATTTTTTTGGACGAACCGACCGTTGCCGTCGATGCGCAGAGCAGAAACTTTATTCTTTCCGGTATCAGGAAGCTGGCGCAAAACGGCAGCACCATTGTGTACACCACGCACTACCTTGAAGAAGCGGAACAGCTTTGCGACCGGATGGTGATTATGGATAACGGGCGGGATATTGCAAACGGTACCTTTGACGAGTTGAAAGACCTTATCCGCACCAGCGAAAAAGTTGTCGTTGAGTTTGTCGGTCTGCACGATACCGCTGACAGTATAATGGAAGCATTGAAAACCATTCCGCACGTAACCGGCGTTGTACAAAACGGTTCGGAATGGCTGATCACTTTTGAAAACTCCATCAACAACTTAAACGAACTGATCCTCTTTATCAATAAACGGCAGCTCGCATATCGCAAGTTGTATTCCGAACGTCCCAGCCTCAGCGACATTTTCTTAGAGCTTACGGGAAAGGAGCTGCGGGACTGA
- a CDS encoding CinA family protein → MFPQIHYIFDELKRRNLFLVTAESLTGGLIAKYITDVPGASAVFWGGWVTYSAEAKRRLLNVSTEILERFGVVSVETATAMAKGALAIASDSLNKCGYAIAVTGLAGPSGGTPQLPVGTVCIACAANGHTACVYSEKYLFSGTRDAIREQTYTAAMQMLLQRLKEDCQNR, encoded by the coding sequence ATGTTTCCGCAAATTCATTATATATTTGACGAACTAAAACGTAGAAATCTTTTCCTTGTAACGGCAGAATCGCTGACCGGCGGTTTGATTGCAAAATATATTACGGATGTACCGGGAGCTTCCGCTGTTTTCTGGGGTGGTTGGGTTACATACTCGGCAGAGGCAAAGCGCCGGCTATTGAATGTCTCTACTGAAATCTTGGAACGGTTTGGCGTGGTAAGTGTAGAAACAGCGACTGCAATGGCGAAAGGCGCATTAGCGATTGCATCCGATTCCTTGAACAAGTGCGGTTATGCAATTGCAGTAACCGGATTAGCGGGACCTTCCGGAGGTACTCCGCAACTGCCGGTCGGCACGGTATGTATCGCCTGTGCGGCTAATGGACATACCGCTTGTGTGTATTCTGAAAAGTATCTGTTTAGCGGTACGCGCGATGCTATCCGTGAACAGACCTATACTGCTGCAATGCAAATGTTATTACAGCGACTGAAAGAAGATTGCCAAAACCGATAA
- a CDS encoding tetratricopeptide repeat protein, which produces MKIRTVTAVFTALLCMCVMPLCAQEAYNNFLKFKINLYNAESKEAIQNRIEAYRKNIEASNLNEEEKLTLFTLLTVEQTDMADKANAKQNYLLLTEQNDRCKAFMEGKKDSEVNVWLLVGWADIKSRLAGFSSGQTMYDEALRSRHLYEEALKQDKKFPQGHLSYGLWLFFAPPIAGGGADAALKAFSKAVSYSETPEEKYFALLYRSQAYIALENPKKAAADLRAAHDLFPKETFTQLVSEGNKNGKLFFE; this is translated from the coding sequence ATGAAGATACGGACCGTTACGGCGGTGTTTACAGCGTTGCTATGTATGTGTGTAATGCCGTTGTGCGCTCAAGAAGCGTATAATAATTTTTTAAAGTTTAAAATCAATCTCTATAATGCGGAAAGCAAAGAAGCCATTCAAAATCGCATTGAAGCATACCGAAAGAACATTGAAGCGTCAAATCTTAACGAAGAAGAAAAACTAACGCTTTTTACGCTGCTGACAGTCGAGCAGACTGATATGGCGGACAAAGCAAACGCAAAGCAAAATTACCTTCTTTTGACCGAGCAAAACGATCGGTGCAAAGCGTTTATGGAAGGTAAAAAAGACAGCGAGGTAAATGTATGGCTGCTTGTCGGCTGGGCGGATATTAAATCTCGATTGGCAGGGTTTTCATCAGGGCAGACGATGTACGATGAAGCGCTCCGTTCCCGTCATCTCTATGAAGAGGCGCTTAAACAAGATAAGAAGTTCCCGCAAGGACACCTTTCATACGGACTCTGGTTATTCTTTGCCCCTCCTATTGCAGGCGGAGGAGCCGATGCTGCACTGAAAGCATTTTCAAAAGCGGTTTCGTACTCAGAAACACCGGAGGAAAAATACTTCGCACTGCTGTACCGTTCACAAGCATATATCGCACTTGAAAACCCAAAAAAAGCTGCTGCCGATTTACGTGCTGCACATGACCTTTTCCCTAAAGAAACCTTTACGCAACTGGTAAGCGAAGGAAATAAAAATGGCAAACTATTTTTTGAATAA
- a CDS encoding TetR/AcrR family transcriptional regulator, with the protein MQRTRLLPEERKKEIRKAAARKFLEKGFSATTMEDVIAESGLSVGGVYHYYKNTGDILYDIMEEANKSRIEKTLHRHQQGNYSTPEDMAAQFITEKIIDENPYKPLYAMFLLEKSRDPKLQHLFEKLSTDGFQEMLDAFGQAQNACGIEQLDSFLFTFMNALTIGFEYLGEKELFKMKKQAITEMVKAYLVYKNNEE; encoded by the coding sequence ATGCAAAGAACACGATTACTTCCCGAAGAAAGAAAAAAGGAAATTAGAAAAGCAGCCGCACGGAAATTCCTCGAAAAAGGATTCTCAGCAACCACAATGGAGGATGTGATAGCTGAAAGCGGTTTATCCGTCGGCGGGGTGTACCACTATTACAAAAATACCGGCGACATTCTCTACGACATAATGGAAGAGGCTAATAAGAGCCGTATCGAAAAGACCTTGCACCGGCATCAACAGGGGAATTACAGCACTCCTGAAGATATGGCGGCGCAGTTTATTACTGAAAAAATCATCGATGAAAATCCGTATAAGCCGCTTTACGCCATGTTTTTATTGGAAAAGAGCCGCGATCCGAAATTACAGCACCTGTTTGAAAAACTAAGTACCGACGGTTTCCAGGAAATGCTTGACGCTTTCGGACAAGCGCAGAATGCTTGCGGCATCGAACAACTCGATTCATTTTTATTTACTTTTATGAATGCACTTACGATCGGTTTTGAATATCTTGGCGAAAAAGAACTTTTTAAAATGAAAAAACAGGCGATCACCGAAATGGTCAAAGCCTATCTTGTGTATAAAAATAATGAAGAATGA
- a CDS encoding response regulator has product MNIVIIDDDPLVIQSLKTILTANNFAVVACGSDGTEAEELFERYKPDILLMDIRMQKMSGIEVAEKILAQNKDAKILLLTTFNDEEYIMRAVNFGCKGYILKQNIRLLAPALHAVAAGSVVFDSEIITNLPVAKQERKSFKELNSRENDVMDLLADGLNNKEIAQRLSLSEGTVRNYISSILEKLNLRDRTQLLVYYYTK; this is encoded by the coding sequence ATGAATATCGTAATAATAGATGATGATCCACTGGTAATACAATCGCTTAAAACAATTTTGACGGCGAATAATTTTGCGGTTGTTGCCTGCGGTTCTGACGGAACGGAAGCCGAAGAGCTATTTGAACGATATAAGCCTGATATTTTGCTTATGGATATCCGTATGCAAAAAATGAGCGGTATCGAGGTTGCGGAAAAAATCCTTGCGCAAAACAAAGACGCAAAAATATTATTACTGACAACTTTTAATGACGAAGAATACATTATGCGGGCTGTTAATTTCGGGTGCAAAGGCTATATTTTAAAACAGAATATCCGCCTACTGGCTCCTGCACTGCACGCCGTTGCAGCGGGAAGCGTTGTCTTCGATTCCGAAATTATTACAAACCTTCCCGTTGCAAAACAGGAACGGAAATCATTTAAAGAATTGAACTCCCGCGAAAACGATGTGATGGATTTATTAGCGGACGGACTGAATAATAAGGAAATTGCGCAGCGCCTTTCTTTAAGCGAAGGTACTGTTCGTAACTACATTTCTTCGATATTGGAAAAACTGAATCTGCGCGACCGCACACAGCTCCTTGTGTATTATTATACGAAATAG
- the rpmE gene encoding 50S ribosomal protein L31, with protein MKKDIHPNYVETTITCACGNVIRTRSTEKDIKVEICSACHPFFTGKQKLVDTAGRIDRFKKRYNIKD; from the coding sequence ATGAAAAAAGATATTCATCCTAATTATGTGGAAACAACGATTACGTGTGCATGTGGAAATGTTATTCGGACACGTTCTACAGAAAAAGATATTAAAGTTGAAATTTGTTCTGCTTGTCATCCTTTCTTTACCGGTAAACAGAAACTGGTAGATACAGCCGGACGTATTGATCGCTTTAAGAAACGCTACAATATTAAAGACTAA